One stretch of Thermococcus sp. DNA includes these proteins:
- a CDS encoding DUF4855 domain-containing protein — MSKFGLWWVRWNGSDYESRMTVGNRKATVEDFRERGFDRVVVLSGEGKGIKYSGPFYNSGYNDGREFARWVSNHIYGMPLYITIPFSRPEGFPRDQVQMPFEYSGANSYYKGWIDGVPSVDNTDPTGFYWSYESCLQTTSYDGAHVTKEFIQYMSNYIHSNGLELIWIPATRDRGVTYLREESFDGILNIGGYFDYVFIQPNYYQNSVCIEYINGHKQTFPYSYEKLVEKIRWFYEELPRNIKNPNTEISIEMEADRTILGIPCNCDNGHNCPENMKCDCNLEKCYEHCREHQPQKAIDYALDYVKALSDIGWKPSNLAYYFSTDFKVIDTLQEQCRRELNEPYV; from the coding sequence ATGTCGAAGTTTGGTTTGTGGTGGGTTCGGTGGAATGGTTCTGACTACGAGTCACGGATGACTGTCGGAAATAGAAAAGCCACCGTCGAGGACTTCAGGGAGAGGGGCTTCGATAGGGTTGTCGTTCTCAGCGGAGAAGGGAAGGGGATTAAGTACAGCGGACCATTTTATAATTCGGGATACAACGATGGAAGGGAATTTGCAAGATGGGTATCCAACCACATATACGGGATGCCATTGTATATAACAATACCCTTTAGCCGCCCCGAGGGATTTCCACGGGATCAAGTGCAGATGCCGTTTGAGTACTCTGGCGCGAACTCATATTACAAGGGCTGGATTGATGGTGTTCCAAGCGTTGATAACACTGACCCTACTGGATTCTACTGGAGTTACGAGAGTTGCCTTCAGACTACCTCTTACGATGGAGCCCACGTTACGAAGGAGTTCATCCAGTACATGAGCAACTACATTCACAGCAATGGGCTGGAACTAATTTGGATTCCGGCGACTAGGGATAGGGGTGTAACCTACTTGCGTGAGGAGTCTTTCGATGGAATTCTCAATATTGGTGGTTATTTTGACTATGTGTTCATTCAGCCTAACTACTATCAGAACAGTGTCTGTATTGAGTACATTAACGGGCATAAACAAACGTTTCCGTACTCATACGAGAAGTTAGTCGAGAAGATCCGCTGGTTTTATGAAGAACTCCCAAGGAACATTAAAAACCCAAACACAGAAATTTCGATAGAAATGGAAGCCGACAGGACCATACTGGGAATTCCCTGCAACTGTGACAATGGACATAATTGCCCTGAGAACATGAAGTGCGACTGCAACCTTGAAAAGTGTTATGAGCACTGCAGGGAACACCAGCCACAGAAGGCGATTGATTACGCCCTGGATTACGTTAAAGCACTAAGCGATATCGGATGGAAACCATCAAACTTAGCATACTACTTCAGCACAGATTTCAAAGTAATAGACACCCTCCAAGAGCAATGCCGGAGGGAACTCAATGAACCGTACGTTTGA
- a CDS encoding NAD(P)/FAD-dependent oxidoreductase, producing the protein MVSGEGRGRFYDVVIIGAGPAGLFAAYELSEKSKLSVLVIDEGGDVKQRVCPMFELGYCIECKPCHIMSGVGGAGGLSDGTINLRPDIGGDLSELTGDENYAWQLVWEVDQIFLKHKAPGNLFKGKQEQVRYWEQRAAQAGVKFIPIIQRHIGSDRTPEVIEDIKKHLESKGVKFLLWTKALEFSQGWVKVRRGKDVFEIKARYIIVAPGRGGADWFHEVAQKIGLKARHGPIDVGVRVEVPAIVMEPITSINHDPKFHIYTDTYDDFVRTFCTNPNGFVVEERYDGYVGVNGHSMHEKKSNNTNFAFLSRIELTEPVEDTTAYGKSIAQLATTIGGGKPLIQRLGDLRRGRRSTWTRIRRSDVEPTLKNVTPGDIAMALPHRVVTNIIEGLEKLDRVLPGVASDHTLLYAPEIKYYAMKVEVDENLETSIEGIFAAGDGAGLSRDIVNAAATGLLAARGILKKEGLYAEKDFRKPGNWKEKIEGMEA; encoded by the coding sequence ATGGTTTCCGGTGAAGGAAGAGGAAGGTTCTACGACGTTGTGATTATCGGTGCCGGACCGGCCGGCCTTTTCGCGGCTTACGAGCTTTCAGAAAAGAGTAAGCTAAGTGTTCTCGTCATCGACGAAGGTGGTGACGTCAAACAGCGCGTCTGTCCGATGTTCGAGCTCGGCTACTGTATAGAGTGTAAGCCCTGCCACATAATGAGTGGCGTCGGCGGTGCCGGTGGATTAAGCGACGGAACGATAAACCTCCGCCCGGACATAGGCGGTGATTTAAGCGAGCTGACGGGCGATGAAAACTACGCCTGGCAGCTCGTCTGGGAAGTAGACCAGATTTTCCTGAAGCACAAAGCCCCGGGGAACCTCTTCAAGGGAAAGCAGGAGCAGGTTCGCTACTGGGAGCAGAGGGCGGCTCAGGCTGGAGTAAAGTTCATCCCGATAATTCAGCGTCATATCGGCTCGGACAGAACGCCCGAGGTTATAGAAGACATAAAGAAGCACCTGGAAAGCAAAGGTGTGAAGTTCCTTCTATGGACCAAAGCTCTGGAGTTCAGCCAGGGATGGGTTAAAGTCAGGCGCGGAAAGGACGTCTTCGAGATTAAGGCGAGATACATTATAGTTGCCCCCGGCAGAGGTGGTGCTGACTGGTTCCACGAGGTTGCCCAAAAAATAGGGCTGAAAGCGAGGCACGGGCCGATTGACGTTGGAGTTAGGGTAGAGGTTCCGGCAATAGTGATGGAGCCGATAACGAGCATAAACCACGACCCTAAGTTCCACATCTATACCGACACCTACGACGACTTTGTGAGAACCTTCTGCACAAACCCGAACGGTTTCGTCGTCGAGGAGCGCTACGACGGCTACGTCGGTGTTAACGGCCACTCGATGCACGAGAAGAAGAGCAACAACACTAACTTCGCCTTCCTGAGCAGGATTGAGCTGACGGAGCCAGTGGAAGACACAACGGCCTACGGGAAGAGCATAGCCCAGCTGGCAACGACCATAGGTGGGGGCAAGCCACTAATCCAGCGCCTCGGAGATTTGAGGAGGGGGAGGAGGAGCACATGGACGAGGATAAGGAGGAGCGACGTCGAGCCGACGCTGAAGAACGTAACTCCAGGGGACATAGCGATGGCCCTGCCCCACCGCGTTGTCACCAACATCATCGAGGGCTTGGAGAAGCTCGACCGCGTTCTCCCTGGAGTGGCGAGCGACCATACGCTACTCTATGCACCGGAGATAAAATACTACGCGATGAAAGTCGAGGTCGATGAGAACCTCGAAACTAGTATCGAAGGAATTTTCGCCGCTGGAGACGGCGCCGGTTTGAGCAGGGACATCGTTAATGCCGCGGCAACTGGCCTTCTTGCGGCTCGCGGGATACTGAAGAAGGAGGGCCTCTACGCTGAGAAGGACTTCAGGAAGCCGGGGAACTGGAAGGAGAAAATTGAGGGGATGGAAGCGTGA
- a CDS encoding MarC family protein — protein sequence MSELSTILSSALLMLIMIDPSDKILLVTFLREDFHIEDIKALIIRANLIGFLLLASFAVAGQIILQEIFHIDISALKVAGGFVLFKIGLEALEGGGMFTLKRERDILALAAVPVAMPLIAGPAAITAVITLTAEYGYVVSLSATAIAIALVAISMFIALYMMKSVNKTALSVTIRIIGLFIMAIGAQMMVEGVVGIYLLMTSAG from the coding sequence ATGAGCGAGCTTTCAACGATACTCAGCTCTGCACTGCTCATGCTCATCATGATAGACCCGAGCGATAAGATACTCCTGGTTACGTTTCTCCGCGAGGACTTCCACATAGAGGATATAAAGGCCCTTATAATCCGGGCGAACCTCATAGGTTTCCTCCTCCTCGCGAGTTTCGCCGTTGCGGGTCAGATAATCCTTCAGGAGATTTTTCACATCGATATAAGCGCCCTAAAGGTAGCTGGTGGCTTCGTTCTCTTCAAGATAGGCCTTGAGGCCCTCGAAGGCGGTGGAATGTTCACCCTCAAGAGGGAGAGGGACATACTGGCCTTAGCGGCAGTTCCGGTAGCGATGCCTCTCATAGCCGGTCCAGCAGCCATAACCGCGGTAATCACCCTCACAGCTGAATACGGCTACGTTGTTTCCCTCTCCGCTACGGCCATAGCGATAGCGCTCGTTGCCATCTCAATGTTCATAGCGCTCTACATGATGAAGTCCGTGAACAAAACTGCGCTAAGCGTTACAATCAGGATAATAGGCCTCTTCATAATGGCTATCGGGGCCCAGATGATGGTCGAGGGCGTCGTTGGAATCTACCTCCTCATGACTTCCGCCGGATGA
- the hisS gene encoding histidine--tRNA ligase: MKVERVKGTRDFLPEEMAKRRWVFERIREVFERYNFTEVLTPTFEYTELFKLRSGEEVVKQLYAFVDKGGRDISLRPDMTSSVARLYVNSFQTAPKPIKWYYIANMFRYEEPQSGRFREFWQAGVELIGSDKVEADAEVIALFVESYLATGLEDFTVNIGDRILLDEFAKMLNVEDDIGLMRLIDKKDKLSREEFVNALKDFGLGDEGVEKVLSLIEIKGNPDEVLPKAEELFRSEEARAEIKRLYELVDLLDAYGVSRWIKIDLGIARGFDYYTSVVFEAIAPNDLGIGSIGGGGRYDNLIEVFGGKPTPATGFAIGLERLIPILEWKGLIPEVKLRPDVYVIPIGDEKEIKRTAVEVLSALRRAGIKADIELMGRKLRKALDYAGRLKVPYVVLVGKRDLEKGNATIRDMESGEQIVVKKEEVVSELTRLLGV, encoded by the coding sequence ATGAAGGTAGAACGCGTTAAGGGAACGAGGGATTTTCTTCCCGAGGAAATGGCGAAGAGAAGGTGGGTATTCGAGAGAATACGAGAGGTCTTTGAGCGTTACAACTTCACCGAGGTTCTCACTCCTACATTTGAATACACGGAGCTCTTCAAACTGAGGAGCGGTGAGGAGGTCGTCAAACAGCTCTACGCCTTCGTTGATAAAGGGGGAAGGGACATCTCCCTCAGGCCGGACATGACTTCGAGCGTCGCCCGCTTGTATGTCAACTCGTTCCAGACCGCTCCAAAGCCGATAAAGTGGTACTACATAGCCAACATGTTCCGCTACGAAGAACCTCAGAGCGGTCGCTTTAGGGAGTTCTGGCAGGCTGGAGTGGAGCTCATTGGTAGCGATAAAGTTGAGGCCGATGCGGAGGTTATAGCGCTCTTCGTTGAGAGCTACCTCGCGACCGGTTTAGAGGACTTCACGGTGAACATCGGTGACAGGATTTTACTCGACGAGTTCGCTAAGATGCTCAACGTTGAAGACGACATCGGACTTATGAGGCTTATAGACAAGAAAGACAAACTCTCCAGAGAGGAGTTTGTTAACGCCCTGAAGGACTTCGGGCTGGGCGATGAGGGTGTAGAGAAAGTGCTCTCGCTGATTGAAATCAAGGGAAATCCAGATGAAGTCCTTCCAAAGGCCGAAGAGCTTTTTAGGAGTGAAGAGGCTAGGGCCGAAATTAAGAGGCTCTACGAACTCGTTGACCTCCTCGATGCCTACGGCGTCTCAAGGTGGATTAAGATAGACCTCGGAATCGCTCGCGGTTTCGACTACTACACCAGCGTCGTGTTTGAGGCGATAGCGCCTAACGACCTTGGAATCGGCTCGATTGGTGGGGGTGGACGTTACGACAACCTCATAGAGGTCTTTGGTGGAAAACCGACTCCCGCAACTGGCTTTGCCATCGGCCTTGAGAGACTAATTCCAATTCTCGAGTGGAAGGGCCTTATTCCCGAGGTCAAGCTCAGGCCAGATGTTTATGTGATTCCCATCGGGGACGAGAAGGAAATCAAAAGGACTGCAGTTGAGGTTCTCTCCGCTTTGAGGAGGGCGGGAATCAAGGCCGACATCGAGCTGATGGGGAGGAAGCTCAGGAAAGCTTTGGACTACGCGGGCAGGCTTAAAGTACCTTACGTTGTCCTCGTCGGCAAGAGGGACCTTGAGAAGGGCAACGCCACAATCAGGGACATGGAGAGCGGGGAGCAGATTGTTGTGAAGAAGGAGGAAGTAGTCAGCGAACTCACGAGACTGCTGGGAGTTTAA